The window GCTTCAATCACATGTTCCTTGTTCTGAAGCTTGGTGCGGATGGACATGATGACTTGCCCAATGTGGACTCGGGCCACCGTACCCTGGGGCTTTCCAAAGGCACCTCGCATACCTGTCTGAAGCCTGTCAGCCCCAGCACAGGACAACATCTTGTTGATGCGGATGACATGGAATGGATGGAGTCGCACTCGGATGTGAAAGCCATCTTTGCCACAACTTTTCACCATGTACTTGTTGGCACAAATTCGGGCGGCCTCCAGGGCTTCAGAAGAGAGCTGCTCATATTCATCAGACACCATGTGGCCACAGAGTGGGAACTCATCCACTTTGGCCTTCTTCCGACCCAGGTCAAAGATGCGGATCTTGGCATCGGGGACACCTCGACAGAAGCGAGACTTTGGGTAAGGCTTATTCTTGCAGTACCGGTAACAACGGGCAGGGCGGCGGCCCATGGCAACAGGAAGAATCTCTGAGGCGGTTAGTAGTGAAAGAGGCGCTCGCGCTCACGCCTGCGCATGCGCTATATGTATATTGCCCATCTAGGTGCGGGAACCATAGAGGACTTGAAGACTCTCTTTCACGACATCCCCACCATAGATGCAGATAAACTCTACGCATGCGTGTGGGAGATTTGAAAACGGAGCAGGACTTAGAAGCTACTGAATATATTGACATGCGGGCATCCTGGTGAAGCAGTGGACCTTCCAGCAGCGGCCCCATAAGGCTATTTCCTTCCACCTGTTCATCTTGAGCCTAGAATGTTTGCCATAAAGTTTGTCATAGGTATAAAAGATGTACTTTCCCAGAATTTGAATGAGGAAGGGCTCTCTACCTAGTAAACATACCTTGTGTCTGGTTTGTTCAAATAATGCCAGAGCTCACATCCCCATCAGCGATTATAGATCAATTGCTATTTCTCGGAGTATGTGCTCACCTTCATGGATAAAGTGGTTTCTTGTTATAAGCTCCCTGATGAGCCTTAGGAGAGATGAAAATAGaggggagaaagagacagaggaaagtTATCTGTTGTACATGTTGCTTGATAATTGCGCTAGAAACATGAGtttggctttatttatttgaccatgtGGAATGATTTTATTGTCAAAATGTCATCCATAATATTGGAATACCAACTAAACTTTTAAACTTTAAGGCTGTTTGTATTTTCAAATGTTGCTGCTTCTGGGAACTGTATAAAAAGTAACTGTTGGGAATTCCTCcgtggtccagttgttaggacttgGTACTTTCACTGTCGGGTCTATGTTCTGTCCCTGGttagggagttaagatcccacaagccaggaGGCGAggccacaaacaaacaaaaaaagcgtAACTGTTTATGCTTTGTTAATGTTTTACACCTTACTGAGAATGAGCTTcataatttgttttcttctattattagattttataaaaagtaatatGATCAGGATCAGAGTGTTGGGAAAGAGGGAAATGAAAGGGAGAGAATTTACAAatagtcagttagttcagttgctccgtcgtgtctgactccttgagaccccacggactgcagcacatcaggcctccctgtccatcaccaactccctgagtttactcaaattcatgtccattgagttggtgatgccatccaaccatctcatcttctgtcatccccttcttctcctgccttcaatctttcccaccatcagggtcttttccagtgagtcagtccaGTAGGAGCAGTGGTGGAGatagggaggtggggagggggggcagcTTTCATTTCACAAGGGCCATTTTAACAAGTTAGTGATCCTACTCTTCTGTTTGAGAACAGAGTAGCTTTACACAGATTTTATCACTTGATATTTACAATATAGTCAATAGAGTGGGGGCTTCCCAAACGGATCAGTAGTAGAGTcagcttgccagtgcaggagtcgcaggagatgcagattccatccctgggttgggaagatccccttaaggacgaaatggcaactcactccattattattgcctgaaaaatccagtAGACCAAGGGGCCTGacgggtcacagtccatggggttgcaaagagatggacacaactgagcaatagaGCACACACGTACAATAGACTGTAAGGGGCCAAAAAAATGGATGCAGGGAAGTCAGGAAGGAAGGCTTTTCAACACTGaagaaaataagtgaatttaactTGAATATGTTTGTAATatctttcactttaaaaacatatttgtatctttttttgctACTACATGCCCAGAATA of the Muntiacus reevesi chromosome 7, mMunRee1.1, whole genome shotgun sequence genome contains:
- the RPL10L gene encoding ribosomal protein uL16-like isoform X1, encoding MGRRPARCYRYCKNKPYPKSRFCRGVPDAKIRIFDLGRKKAKVDEFPLCGHMVSDEYEQLSSEALEAARICANKYMVKSCGKDGFHIRVRLHPFHVIRINKMLSCAGADRLQTGMRGAFGKPQGTVARVHIGQVIMSIRTKLQNKEHVIEALRRAKFKFPGRQKIHISKKWGFTKFNADEFEDKVAKKHLIPDGCGVKYVPNRGPLDKWRALHS
- the RPL10L gene encoding ribosomal protein uL16-like isoform X2 — its product is MGRRPARCYRYCKNKPYPKSRFCRGVPDAKIRIFDLALEAARICANKYMVKSCGKDGFHIRVRLHPFHVIRINKMLSCAGADRLQTGMRGAFGKPQGTVARVHIGQVIMSIRTKLQNKEHVIEALRRAKFKFPGRQKIHISKKWGFTKFNADEFEDKVAKKHLIPDGCGVKYVPNRGPLDKWRALHS